The Puntigrus tetrazona isolate hp1 chromosome 4, ASM1883169v1, whole genome shotgun sequence genome includes a window with the following:
- the cnot4b gene encoding LOW QUALITY PROTEIN: CCR4-NOT transcription complex subunit 4 (The sequence of the model RefSeq protein was modified relative to this genomic sequence to represent the inferred CDS: inserted 1 base in 1 codon), which yields MSRSPEVKEDPMECPLCMEPLEIDDVNFFPCTCGYQICRFCWHRIRTDENGLCPACRKPYPEDPAVYKPLSQEELQRIKNEKKQKQNERKQKITENRKHLSSVRVVQRNLVFVVGLSQRLADPEVLKRPEYFGKFGKIHKVVINNSTSYAGSQGPSASAYVTYIRSEDALRAIQCVNNVVVDGRTLKASLGTTKYCSYFLKSMQCPKPDCMYLHELGDEAASFTKEEMQAGKHQEYEQKLLQELYKTNPNFLQSSTGEKTKGKSGTSQSSNSNSKEAWPSIQTTGKTPNGLPEHHKTPPLDGGSDSENMTPDGPDTELGLGSITGLPPFTSNCDSVSPNNKPSDSIGISNGETSQQISGSDSPSPPPGLSKPSLVVPICVAGLTVRSPFEGAAAESQSLFSDNSNFRHPNPIPSGLSGFSSSLHSNSDWPTAPEPQSLFTSDTMPVSSSTDWQAAFGFGSSAKQQDDDLGFDPFDVTRKALADLIEKELSVQDKASLPMTGTKSMPVFPHGPLLGPLHNAPSMKGPLQPPTASHFTPNSSLPSLGFSQLPHRTVYNSFSFPGQTQTSRHSWMGMPMRNNLPHLNHSGAPSSAAQHSSFLDLNLAPQQQHHHNSGLGGIHMTENSTSVESLNVKEWQDGLRALLPNININFGGLPSSSSSSSSSSSSSSSVNHPGGISHSLSWDGTASWMDPAIITGIPASSGNSMDSLQDDNPPHWLKSLQALTEMDVPAGSTVPPQPPHSAXFGAQFPHRAGWTPYPTTATANPATQFHSPPPGFQTTFRASAPAPTDLLQSAGMDRH from the exons ATGTCCCGCAGCCCTGAGGTGAAGGAGGACCCCATGGAGTGCCCACTATGCATGGAACCATTGGAAATTGATGACGTCAACTTCTTCCCTTGCACCTGCGGCTATCAGATCTGCCGCTTCTGCTGGCATCGCATACGCACAGATGAGAACGGCCTCTGCCCGGCCTGCAGAAAG CCATATCCAGAAGACCCTGCAGTCTACAAACCTCTCTCTCAAGAGGAGCTACAGAGGATAAAGAACGAGAAGAAGCAGAAGCAGAATGAGCGGAAGCAGAAGATCACAGAGAACCGCAAGCACCTCTCCAGTGTGCGAGTTGTTCAGAGAAACCTGGTTTTTGTGGTGGGCCTTTCACAAAGACTCGCCGATCCCGAG GTCTTAAAAAGGCCGGAGTACTTCGGGAAGTTTGGGAAGATCCATAAGGTGGTCATCAATAACAGCACTTCTTACGCAGGCTCACAG GGTCCTAGCGCCAGTGCCTATGTCACTTACATTCGGTCAGAAGATGCCCTCAGAGCTATACAGTGTGTTAACAATGTTGTAGTAGACGGCAGAACACTTAAG GCTTCTTTAGGTACAACAAAATACTGCAGTTATTTTCTAAAAAGCATGCAGTGCCCCAAACCAGACTGTATGTATCTTCACGAGCTGGGAGACGAAGCTGCTAGTTTCACGAAAGAAGAAATGCAG GCAGGAAAACATCAGGAATATGAACAGAAACTCTTACAGGAGCTCTACAAAACAAACCCCAACTTCCTGCAGAGCTCGACAGGGGAGAAGACGAAGGGCAAATCAGGCACATCTCAGAG TTCCAACAGTAACAGCAAAGAAGCTTGGCCTTCGATACAAACCACAGGGAAGACCCCCAATGGGCTGCCAGAGCACCATAAGACCCCACCCCTAGATGGCGGCTCAGACTCTGAAAACATGACTCCAGACGGCCCGGACACAGAGCTCGGCCTTGGCTCCATCACTGGCCTGCCTCCCTTCACATCAAACTGTGACTCTGTCAG CCCAAATAACAAACCTTCAGATTCCATCGGTATAAGCAACGGAGAAACATCACAACAA ATTTCTGGCAGTGACTCTCCATCGCCGCCTCCTGGCCTGTCCAAACCGTCTCTAGTGGTGCCTATCTGTGTAGCAGGACTGACAGTACGGTCGCCTTTCGAAGGAGCAGCAGCCGAGTCACAGTCGCTCTTTTCCGACAACAGCAACTTCCGACACCCCAATCCCATCCCCAGCGGCCTGTCCGGCTTTTCCAGTTCCCTTCACAGCAACTCCGATTGGCCCACTGCCCCAGAACCACAGAGCCTCTTCACGTCAG ATACCATGCCAGTGTCGTCCTCTACAGACTGGCAAGCGGCCTTCGGTTTCGGTTCTTCGGCTAAGCAACAGGATGACGACCTTGGCTTTGACCCATTCGACGTCACCCGTAAGGCACTGGCTGACCTTATAGAGAAAGAGCTCTCGGTGCAAGACAAAGCCTCCTTACCCATGACGGGCACAAAATCAATGCCAGTCTTTCCCCACGGGCCTTTACTCGGCCCACTCCACAACGCCCCCTCCATGAAAGGTCCACTTCAGCCCCCCACAGCCTCACACTTCACCCCAAACTCCAGCTTGCCCTCGCTGGGCTTCTCTCAACTCCCACACCGCACTGTCTACAACTCCTTTAGCTTTCCCGGCCAGACGCAGACCTCCCGCCATAGTTGGATGGGCATGCCCATGCGCAATAACCTCCCGCACTTGAATCACAGCGGAGCCCCTTCTTCTGCTGCACAGCACAGCAGCTTTTTGGACTTGAACTTGGCACCACAACAGCAACATCATCACAATTCGGGGCTTGGAGGTATTCATATGACAG AAAACAGCACCTCGGTAGAAAGTCTGAACGTGAAGGAGTGGCAGGATGGGCTCAGAGCGCTTTTACCCAACATCAACATCAACTTTGGTGGACTGCCCAgctcttcttcatcttcatcttcatcctcctcctcctcatccagCGTGAACCACCCAGGCGGCATCTCGCACAGCCTTAGCTGGGATGGCACAGCCAGCTGGATGGACCCTGCCATCATCACAG GTATCCCAGCATCCTCAGGCAACAGTATGGACTCTCTGCAGGATGACAATCCCCCCCACTGGCTCAAATCCTTACAGGCGCTCACAGAGATGGATGTCCCTGCTGGCTCCACAGTGCCCCCTCAGCCCCCACACAGCG CCTTCGGAGCCCAGTTCCCCCACAGAGCCGGCTGGACCCCTTATCCAACCACAGCCACGGCCAACCCCGCCACCCAGTTCCACTCACCTCCCCCTGGCTTCCAGACCACCTTCAGAGCCTCAGCCCCGGCCCCCACAGATCTGCTACAGAGCGCCGGCATGGACCGCCATTAG